CATATCATGATATGATTCTTGTGATGCTGATATATAATCATTAATTTGTTGCATTCCATTAGAAGACTCGTTAATAGCATTAGTAATTTCAACATGTACATCATCAAGTTTTCCTACAGTGCTCTTTATTCCACTAAAAATTTCATTGGTATCATCTACACTTTGCCCGCCATTTTCTAAGGCTTTTTGTGAAGTCTTAAATGCTTTACTTAATTCTTCTGTACCACCTTCTACATTAGTAACACTGTTTTTTACGAAGAAAACTAGATTTTTTATTTCACCTGATAATTTTCTTACTTCTTCCGCAACTACAGAAAACCCTTTACCATTTTCTCCAGCTCTTGCTGCCTCAATAGATGCGTTAAGTGATAACATATTCGCTTGATTTGCAATGCCCACAATTTCATTTGTGCATTTTTTAATTTCATTAACCGAATTTTGTAACATTTGAAAAATAGTATCCATTTCATTAAAGCTAGCATTTACCTGATTAGCGTTTTCTTTTAGGACATTTCCCTGTGTTTCTGCTCTATTAATAGACTTAATAATATCCTTTTTAACTTCATTAAATCCTCCTGAAGCAGTTTCTATCTTAGAAAGAATATTACTAAAGTTATTATTAATCTCTTCATTTAGTCTAGAATTGTCATTTAGAACTTTTTTAAATGATAGTTCAATTTTACGAATCTGTTCTGAAGTGTTCAACTCTTCTGCAGTCAAATTTTCATTACATTTCTTAAGATAATCAATAGCATATACAATAGGTGAATTATCTTTTGGTCGCGTAATATTATTAATTTCTATTATATCTTCAACTTTATCTTTATTTCTAAATCGAAATAATTTCATAGCAATTCCCCTTCCAAACTTTATTCAAATGCAAAACATACCATTGTTAAATTTACGTGTTGTGAATTAAAATGCTCTCCCATTGCTACAATTCCAACATGATTATCAGCAAAATTCATTGTTTTTAAATATTCTTTCCAATAATTAACATTTCCAAAAAATGTATATCTTCCCGTGCAATTCATAGAAAAAATTCCTGAAATATGATGCATGTCATTTTTAATTGAAGTAACTGTATTATTAATAACTTTTTTATAATCATCTAACTCTAAAATTGAAATGATGTCTGTATTGTTTATTCGTTTATAGCATTGCAATGATTTATCTTGTAATTGAGCAATCCCCATTATGCAAAACTCATCACCAACCCATTTTCCTAATGGATTTCGAAAGTATTGTGTGTTCATTTCATTTGGGGAAATATTAAGATAATCGCAATAAACAGATTCTGCTGGTTTGCCATTTAATTCATAAAGAATATACTTTTTTGAATCTGCTTTAGTTACTACCATTTTTAAATCAGTTGGCTTGTAGATAGTTTCCTTATAAGCTTTTAACCTTCCATTATTCTTAATAAACACATATGCACAAGCATCTTCATATATAACACCATTGCAAGAAACCATATTACAATCAACGCCAGTTCCTATTAAAGAAATATGCTTATTTTCTAAAATGCTTCCTAAAGTCGTCATTAGACAGCTATGATTTCCTGTTGCAAAATCAATACAAATTGTATTTTCTGACTCAGCTTTTACCTTTTTTATATCATTTTCCATTCGACTAATATACTTAACCGGCATAGAAGAAAGTTCTAATATAACATTAGCAGCTACACTAACACAATCAGAAAATGCAATCACTGTTATTCCATTTTCAATTGTAAAAAATTTGGTATAACTAGTACAAATACATCCGATGCTTGGAACACCTGGATACAATTGTTCTAATTCCTCTACATGTCCTTTAAATTTATTTTCATTTGACAATAATATAATCAAAGAAGGATTAAAAAAACCTTTTACTGCTTCAGATAAATTACCAGTAGAGCTTGTTCCTATTTGTTGTTTCATAAGTAAATCTCCTTTCAAATTTTAATTATGACTCTAAATTATTTATTAATTTTATAACAATTTAGAGTTATATTATATAAATTTATAATTAAATGGTATCTATTGTCATATAAAAATAACATCATCACCATATATTATGGTGATGAAGCTATTTGTTAGTTTCTATTTAAACTTTATATTTTAAAAGCGACAGTTTACTAGTGCTCATATTTAGTTATGTCAATTTTTAGTTTCTTCTTTCAACCTACATGCTTTCCTTCAGTATTTCAAAAATCTCATCTCTCTCAAATTTCTTACAGCATCCGGCAGTCAGATTACAGGTATTTGCAACAGAACGTAATATACCTTCATCTGTAATACTCATTTTTGAAAGTGTAGTTGGCAATCCGATTTCTTTGATAAATGCTGCTAGTGCATCTACACCTGCAAGTGCAATTTCTTCTTCGCTCTTGCCTGCTTCATCCACATTC
The Clostridium felsineum DSM 794 DNA segment above includes these coding regions:
- a CDS encoding methyl-accepting chemotaxis protein translates to MKLFRFRNKDKVEDIIEINNITRPKDNSPIVYAIDYLKKCNENLTAEELNTSEQIRKIELSFKKVLNDNSRLNEEINNNFSNILSKIETASGGFNEVKKDIIKSINRAETQGNVLKENANQVNASFNEMDTIFQMLQNSVNEIKKCTNEIVGIANQANMLSLNASIEAARAGENGKGFSVVAEEVRKLSGEIKNLVFFVKNSVTNVEGGTEELSKAFKTSQKALENGGQSVDDTNEIFSGIKSTVGKLDDVHVEITNAINESSNGMQQINDYISASQESYHDMTEHINMINKFDTRKSVLFENIDNMTEQLKPLLKEDL
- a CDS encoding FIST N-terminal domain-containing protein gives rise to the protein MKQQIGTSSTGNLSEAVKGFFNPSLIILLSNENKFKGHVEELEQLYPGVPSIGCICTSYTKFFTIENGITVIAFSDCVSVAANVILELSSMPVKYISRMENDIKKVKAESENTICIDFATGNHSCLMTTLGSILENKHISLIGTGVDCNMVSCNGVIYEDACAYVFIKNNGRLKAYKETIYKPTDLKMVVTKADSKKYILYELNGKPAESVYCDYLNISPNEMNTQYFRNPLGKWVGDEFCIMGIAQLQDKSLQCYKRINNTDIISILELDDYKKVINNTVTSIKNDMHHISGIFSMNCTGRYTFFGNVNYWKEYLKTMNFADNHVGIVAMGEHFNSQHVNLTMVCFAFE